Within Nocardioides rotundus, the genomic segment GTGCTCGGAGCGGAACAGCACGTCGTGGGTCGAGGAGGACCGCATGACGCACACCAGTACCGTGGGCGGGTCTAGGGAGATGCTGGAGAACGCGTTGACCGCCAGCCCTCGCGGCCGCGGCTGGTCGTTCTCGTTGTCGATCGTGGTCACCACGGTGACGCCGGTGACGAAGCGGCGGTTGACCTGCTTCATCAGGTCCTGGTCCAGCGGGGAGTCGGTCATCGGGTCCTCTCAACTCAACTCGGATGGTGCGGGTGCCGGTCAGTCCTGACCTACGGTGATGATGCCCAGCGCGCTGAGCAGCGCGCGCGGGTCCCAGGTCACGTGCTCGCGCACGATCTGGCCGTCCTGCAGTTCCGCGAACGTCGCCCCGCTCACCTCCACCCGGCGGTGCGTCGGCGGGACGCCGAGGAAGCCGTGCAGGTGGGTTCCGGCCGAGTGCCACCGGATCGCGACCTGGTCGCCCTCGATCACGATCTGGTCGATGGTGGTGACGATGTCGGGGAACGCGGCCCTGGTGGAGACGATTGAGGCGAGGAACTGCTC encodes:
- a CDS encoding ester cyclase; this encodes MTTEVRNQIVEAWDAAWDAGDTGPLAELLSPDYRRITASAEDGETREQFLASIVSTRAAFPDIVTTIDQIVIEGDQVAIRWHSAGTHLHGFLGVPPTHRRVEVSGATFAELQDGQIVREHVTWDPRALLSALGIITVGQD